From the genome of Psychrilyobacter atlanticus DSM 19335, one region includes:
- a CDS encoding patatin-like phospholipase family protein, with translation MKIGLALGSGSSRGWAHIGIIKALADLGIVPDIVCGTSIGAVVGASYLSNNLENLEAWACSLTKFEVAKFFEINMSLNGFIDTHRLHHFLNKYVASDNASIEEFSKQYAAVATDLETGKEIWLTKGSVLEAVWSSVSLPGLFPAIKTNDRWLVDGGLVNPVPVSTCRALGADIVIAVDLNGDIVGKHFKKSLPPKKRSGMISKINNLVREYTPSIFDTDENNESPPNLFDAIASSINITQDRITKSRMGEDPPDILLSPKLARIKPLEFYRAREAIDEGVKCVKNNMRDLNAILEVIDRE, from the coding sequence ATGAAGATAGGTTTAGCACTGGGAAGCGGCTCATCCCGCGGGTGGGCACATATAGGTATAATAAAGGCTCTGGCTGATCTAGGGATCGTGCCAGATATTGTGTGCGGGACTTCTATAGGTGCAGTGGTTGGGGCATCTTATCTGTCGAACAACCTTGAAAATTTAGAGGCGTGGGCATGCTCATTGACTAAATTTGAGGTGGCTAAATTTTTTGAGATAAATATGTCTTTGAATGGATTTATTGATACCCACAGACTTCATCATTTTTTAAATAAATATGTAGCATCTGATAATGCCAGCATAGAAGAATTTAGTAAACAATATGCAGCTGTAGCAACAGACTTAGAGACTGGGAAGGAAATATGGTTAACTAAAGGGTCGGTTTTAGAAGCAGTCTGGTCTTCAGTTTCATTGCCGGGATTATTTCCTGCTATAAAAACCAATGACAGGTGGCTTGTAGATGGAGGGTTGGTGAATCCTGTACCAGTATCTACATGTCGTGCTTTGGGAGCTGATATAGTGATAGCTGTGGATTTAAATGGTGACATTGTTGGAAAACACTTTAAAAAATCTCTCCCTCCTAAAAAAAGATCGGGAATGATAAGTAAGATAAATAATTTGGTCAGAGAGTATACACCTTCTATATTTGACACAGATGAAAATAATGAATCTCCTCCAAATTTATTTGATGCTATCGCCAGTTCAATTAATATAACCCAGGATAGAATTACCAAAAGCCGTATGGGAGAAGATCCGCCGGATATCCTTCTTTCTCCTAAGTTGGCTCGTATAAAACCCCTGGAGTTTTATCGGGCAAGGGAGGCCATTGATGAGGGTGTAAAGTGTGTTAAAAATAACATGAGAGACTTAAATGCTATTCTAGAAGTTATAGACAGGGAATAG
- a CDS encoding endonuclease/exonuclease/phosphatase family protein, with product MKILTLNCHSWQEEDQLEKIKYLAETIYEKNYDVIALQEVSQHRESQIIYDNIREDNFALLLVEEIKKLGVTYNFIWDFSHYGYDIYEEGVALLSKQPFIRSESLYISQSNSIENWKSRKIVGGSIDLHDESYTFYSCHTGWWNDEEEPFRYQGEKILEISKNTDNKVFFMGDFNNDASVSGEGYDFLIKNGLIDTFITAEIKDDGCTVPGEIAGWEDDLSKKRLDLILSRTPMKISSSNVIFNGKNKKIVSDHFGVEIIL from the coding sequence ATGAAAATTCTTACATTAAACTGCCATTCGTGGCAGGAAGAGGATCAGCTGGAGAAGATTAAGTATCTGGCTGAGACTATATATGAAAAAAACTATGATGTCATAGCTCTTCAGGAAGTCAGCCAGCATAGGGAAAGTCAGATAATCTATGATAATATAAGGGAAGATAACTTTGCTCTCCTCCTAGTTGAAGAGATAAAGAAGTTAGGAGTAACTTATAATTTTATCTGGGATTTTTCCCACTATGGATATGATATATATGAAGAGGGGGTTGCTCTTTTGAGTAAACAGCCATTTATTAGATCTGAAAGTTTATATATTTCCCAAAGCAACAGCATAGAAAACTGGAAGAGCAGAAAAATTGTAGGGGGATCTATTGATCTGCATGATGAGAGCTATACTTTTTACAGCTGTCATACAGGATGGTGGAACGATGAAGAGGAACCTTTTAGATATCAGGGGGAAAAAATATTAGAAATTTCAAAAAATACAGATAATAAAGTATTTTTTATGGGAGATTTTAACAATGATGCAAGTGTAAGTGGAGAGGGATATGATTTTTTAATAAAAAATGGTCTGATAGATACTTTTATAACAGCTGAAATAAAAGATGACGGTTGTACTGTCCCGGGGGAGATTGCAGGGTGGGAAGATGATCTATCCAAGAAAAGATTAGATCTAATTTTATCTAGAACACCTATGAAAATATCATCGAGTAATGTTATTTTCAATGGGAAAAATAAAAAGATAGTTTCAGATCATTTTGGTGTTGAAATAATTTTATAA
- a CDS encoding LacI family DNA-binding transcriptional regulator: protein MKVTIKDVAKDAGVAPSTVSRVISNTSRIGEATKIRVLNSIEKLGYTPNILARSLVNKQTKIIGVVMPHEADSLFSNPFYIQAMKGISIAAEKHKYHIMYAFGKNKDNELEAVKNFISSNIVDGICLLTTRKKDECLEYLEKHKFPCVVIGRPEKNDSANILWVDNNNEETTKHLVRKLILDGHKNIGYLGAKKNWTVSINREKGFREECKKENIDSEIVYKADFSRENGYSGAEKLLSNKNLTAVICTDDILAFGVQRYLIEKNIKDIKIIGFNNIDPLGNFGPKFSSVDINALKLGKEAMSLLISKLNKSNKSNYKIVRSKLRDIEEELY, encoded by the coding sequence ATGAAAGTAACCATAAAAGATGTAGCTAAGGATGCAGGAGTAGCACCTTCTACAGTATCCAGAGTAATATCCAATACCTCTAGGATAGGAGAAGCAACCAAGATAAGGGTTCTAAACTCCATTGAAAAACTAGGGTATACGCCGAATATACTAGCTAGAAGTTTGGTGAATAAACAAACTAAGATAATTGGTGTAGTCATGCCCCATGAAGCTGATTCCCTCTTTTCCAACCCTTTTTATATTCAAGCTATGAAGGGGATAAGTATAGCTGCAGAAAAACATAAATATCATATTATGTATGCCTTTGGAAAAAATAAAGACAATGAATTAGAAGCGGTAAAAAACTTTATTTCATCTAATATAGTGGATGGGATATGCCTGCTGACTACGAGGAAAAAAGATGAATGTCTTGAGTATTTAGAAAAACATAAATTTCCATGTGTAGTAATAGGCCGGCCGGAAAAAAATGATTCTGCCAATATTCTCTGGGTAGATAATAACAACGAAGAAACTACAAAGCACCTTGTAAGAAAACTAATCTTAGATGGTCATAAAAATATAGGTTATCTTGGAGCAAAAAAAAATTGGACTGTATCCATTAACAGAGAAAAAGGGTTCAGAGAAGAGTGTAAAAAAGAAAATATAGATTCAGAAATTGTATATAAAGCTGATTTTAGTAGGGAAAATGGTTATAGTGGGGCTGAAAAATTACTTTCAAATAAAAATTTAACAGCAGTAATATGCACCGATGATATCTTAGCTTTTGGCGTTCAAAGATATTTAATTGAAAAAAATATAAAGGATATAAAGATAATAGGATTTAATAATATTGATCCATTGGGAAATTTTGGTCCTAAATTTTCATCTGTTGATATAAATGCATTAAAACTGGGAAAAGAAGCCATGAGTTTACTCATATCAAAACTTAATAAAAGTAATAAAAGTAATTATAAAATTGTTAGATCAAAATTAAGAGACATAGAGGAGGAATTATATTGA
- a CDS encoding ROK family protein, whose product MKYYAGVDLGGTNTKIGLLDESGEILTKETIKTFSEKGMKITLERIWETIEKLMDQKEISKEKIGGIGIGIPGPVIDQEIVAFFANFDWEANVNISEAMEKISGVSTKLENDVNMIAIGESKFGAGKGSTSSITVALGTGVGGGIVVNSKLISGMNGAGGEIGHMKLVENGKLCGCGQRGCFETYASATGVIREAKSRLAVNKNNLLYKSLDGNMEKLEAKDVFDCAKAGDEFSMEIVNYVGNYLGMGIGNLLNVINPEIIILSGGVALAGEILLDVVKEKLKQYAMPVTLKNLEIKLGELGNDAGIKGGIALFL is encoded by the coding sequence TTGAAATATTATGCTGGGGTAGACTTAGGAGGAACAAACACAAAAATAGGGCTTTTAGATGAAAGCGGTGAAATTTTAACAAAGGAAACAATAAAGACGTTTTCGGAAAAAGGTATGAAAATAACATTAGAGAGAATATGGGAAACTATAGAAAAGTTAATGGATCAAAAAGAAATAAGTAAAGAAAAGATAGGTGGAATAGGAATAGGAATTCCAGGACCTGTAATAGATCAAGAGATCGTAGCTTTTTTTGCTAATTTTGACTGGGAAGCTAATGTAAATATCAGTGAAGCAATGGAAAAAATCTCAGGTGTGTCGACAAAATTAGAAAATGATGTAAATATGATCGCTATTGGAGAGAGTAAGTTTGGAGCAGGAAAAGGAAGTACCAGCAGTATAACAGTGGCTCTTGGAACTGGAGTTGGCGGTGGAATAGTAGTAAATTCTAAATTAATTTCTGGGATGAATGGTGCTGGTGGAGAGATTGGTCATATGAAATTAGTTGAAAATGGTAAATTATGTGGTTGTGGGCAAAGAGGCTGTTTTGAAACTTATGCATCTGCTACTGGAGTAATCAGAGAAGCTAAGTCACGTTTGGCTGTAAATAAAAATAATCTTTTGTATAAGAGTTTAGATGGGAATATGGAAAAATTAGAAGCTAAAGATGTTTTTGATTGTGCTAAAGCTGGAGATGAATTTTCTATGGAAATAGTTAATTATGTAGGAAATTATTTAGGTATGGGAATAGGAAATTTATTAAATGTAATAAATCCGGAAATAATTATTTTATCAGGTGGAGTTGCGTTGGCAGGAGAAATACTTCTAGACGTAGTTAAGGAAAAATTAAAACAATATGCTATGCCGGTAACTTTGAAAAATTTAGAAATCAAATTAGGAGAGCTGGGAAATGATGCAGGGATTAAAGGTGGAATAGCCCTTTTCTTATAA
- a CDS encoding isoprenyl transferase yields MIPKHIAIIMDGNGRWAQNRHLPRFVGHREGAKRIKAIIEHAGNIGIKYLSVYAFSTENWKRPQKEVDALMDIFQKYLKAEAKNMLRDNIRLIVTGRKEGVSSKLLSAISEVEELTAGNDGLTFNICFNYGGRSEIIDAVKKIIESGEKNINEENFKDYLYSDIPDPELVIRTSGEFRISNFLLWQIAYSEIYVTDVLWPDFNEKEFDRAIENFENRDRRFGGVKDVK; encoded by the coding sequence ATGATACCAAAACATATAGCAATTATAATGGATGGAAATGGAAGATGGGCTCAAAATAGGCACCTGCCTAGATTTGTCGGGCATCGTGAAGGTGCTAAAAGGATAAAAGCAATAATAGAGCACGCAGGGAATATAGGGATTAAATATTTGTCTGTATATGCTTTTTCTACAGAAAATTGGAAAAGACCTCAAAAAGAGGTAGATGCTCTTATGGATATCTTTCAAAAATATCTAAAGGCTGAAGCTAAAAATATGTTGAGAGATAACATAAGACTGATAGTTACAGGAAGAAAAGAAGGAGTATCTTCTAAACTTCTAAGTGCTATATCTGAGGTAGAAGAATTGACTGCAGGTAATGACGGATTGACCTTCAATATCTGTTTTAACTATGGAGGAAGATCGGAAATAATAGATGCAGTGAAAAAAATAATTGAATCGGGAGAAAAAAATATCAATGAAGAGAACTTTAAAGACTATCTTTATTCTGATATACCGGATCCTGAATTAGTTATAAGAACCAGTGGTGAATTCAGAATCTCTAATTTTTTACTTTGGCAGATAGCTTATTCAGAAATATATGTAACAGATGTATTGTGGCCGGATTTTAACGAGAAAGAATTTGACAGGGCAATAGAAAATTTTGAAAATAGAGACAGAAGATTTGGAGGAGTAAAAGATGTTAAATAG
- a CDS encoding phosphatidate cytidylyltransferase has product MLNRIMVALILVPLTVYVYLYGDKSFMAFTVLLTGIGIYEIYQMMESKGIVVNKVAGIILGGAIPLALYSSISSSKDLLGKFIGNNVDMSMGTMVLILGIFILMFIRIYQNKVEGSSSYIGYTMLGVLYVGFLFSHIVPIKYMLNGSKWLMTIQIMVWISDTFAYLVGVKFGRKIFSRGLCEISPKKSIEGSLGSIIFTVITMLLIKGFLFKDLNISGIHLIIVPILVAVTGQIGDLAESVFKREFGVKDSGKILGGHGGILDRYDSLIWVFPLMYYYINFFL; this is encoded by the coding sequence ATGTTAAATAGAATAATGGTGGCTTTAATATTGGTTCCTCTGACGGTGTATGTATACCTCTATGGAGACAAAAGCTTTATGGCATTTACAGTGCTTTTAACCGGGATAGGAATATATGAGATCTATCAAATGATGGAATCAAAGGGAATAGTTGTAAATAAGGTTGCAGGTATAATACTTGGAGGAGCAATACCACTGGCATTGTATTCTAGTATTTCATCGAGTAAAGATCTACTGGGGAAATTTATCGGAAATAATGTTGATATGTCTATGGGAACTATGGTTCTTATTTTGGGGATATTTATCCTGATGTTCATCAGAATATATCAAAATAAAGTAGAAGGTAGCAGCAGTTATATTGGATATACAATGTTAGGAGTACTATATGTAGGATTTTTATTTTCCCATATAGTCCCTATAAAATATATGTTGAATGGAAGTAAGTGGCTGATGACCATTCAAATAATGGTTTGGATATCGGATACATTTGCATATCTTGTAGGAGTAAAATTTGGAAGGAAAATATTTTCTCGTGGACTCTGTGAGATAAGTCCTAAAAAATCCATAGAGGGATCTTTGGGATCAATAATATTTACTGTTATAACTATGTTACTTATAAAAGGGTTTTTATTTAAAGACTTAAATATATCGGGAATTCATCTGATAATAGTTCCTATATTAGTAGCTGTGACTGGTCAAATCGGTGATTTGGCAGAATCGGTATTTAAAAGAGAATTTGGTGTAAAAGATTCAGGAAAAATATTAGGTGGACATGGGGGAATCTTGGACAGATATGATAGTTTAATCTGGGTGTTCCCGCTTATGTACTATTATATTAATTTTTTCCTATAA
- a CDS encoding PTS transporter subunit IIBC: MKKFKFGSFDFWQKFGKCLMVVIAVMPAAGLMISLGKLTTTFLGIDLIGRVMEDIGWGIIVNLHLLFAAAIGGSWAKERAGGAFAAVLAFILTNRLTGTIFGVNGGMMSDPTATISVFGGKELLVKDFFTTVLGAPALNMGVFIGIITGFLGAALYNRFYDFDGLPEPLAFFNGKRFVPFMVIIGSVVMAFFLSFTWPFIQYSLNMFGNWIATSRDTAPVIAPFVYGALERMLLPFGLHHMLTIPMNYTELGGTYQVLTGSEVGAVIAGQDPIWLAWITDLNNLKELGNMDAYKELLKSVVPARFKAGQVILSSASLLGFSLAMYKNVDNDKKHKYKMIFFSAILAVFLTGVTEPIEFMFMFVAPILYVAHAILTGLAFALTDIIDLRIQAFGFLELLTRTPLMIHAGIGRDLINFVVSCIGFFGLNFFIVNFLIKKFDLPTPGRKGNYLDEEVEETTDKKANKNNDTLIETIIDLLGGESNIAEVDACMTRLRVSVKDNALVKEESMWKKAGAIGLIVKGNGIQAIYGPKADNIKNKIIDVLN; encoded by the coding sequence ATGAAAAAATTTAAATTCGGTTCATTTGATTTTTGGCAGAAATTTGGAAAATGTTTAATGGTAGTTATTGCAGTAATGCCTGCAGCTGGGCTTATGATTTCACTGGGGAAATTAACGACTACATTTTTAGGAATAGATCTAATTGGAAGGGTAATGGAAGATATCGGTTGGGGAATAATTGTAAATTTACACCTGTTATTTGCAGCAGCTATTGGTGGATCTTGGGCTAAAGAAAGAGCCGGTGGAGCTTTTGCAGCGGTACTGGCATTTATTTTAACAAATAGACTTACAGGAACAATATTTGGTGTTAACGGTGGGATGATGAGTGATCCTACTGCAACTATCAGTGTATTCGGTGGGAAAGAATTATTAGTGAAAGATTTTTTTACAACAGTATTAGGAGCTCCGGCTTTAAATATGGGAGTATTTATAGGAATAATCACAGGATTCTTGGGAGCAGCTCTATACAATAGGTTTTATGACTTTGATGGATTGCCAGAACCATTGGCATTCTTTAATGGTAAAAGATTTGTTCCCTTTATGGTAATAATCGGTTCAGTTGTAATGGCATTTTTTCTATCATTTACGTGGCCGTTTATCCAATATTCTTTGAATATGTTTGGAAATTGGATTGCTACATCTAGAGATACAGCTCCAGTAATTGCACCTTTTGTCTATGGGGCATTGGAAAGAATGCTGTTACCATTTGGTCTGCATCATATGTTAACTATTCCAATGAATTATACGGAGTTAGGAGGGACATACCAAGTATTAACTGGCTCAGAAGTCGGTGCAGTAATTGCTGGTCAAGATCCTATTTGGTTAGCTTGGATTACGGATTTAAATAACTTAAAAGAACTAGGGAATATGGACGCATACAAGGAATTATTGAAATCGGTTGTTCCAGCTAGATTTAAAGCCGGACAAGTTATCTTATCATCGGCCTCACTATTGGGATTCTCATTAGCTATGTATAAAAATGTAGACAATGATAAGAAGCATAAGTATAAGATGATATTCTTTTCGGCAATATTAGCTGTATTTTTAACAGGAGTAACAGAACCGATTGAATTTATGTTTATGTTTGTAGCACCAATTTTATATGTGGCTCATGCCATATTAACTGGTTTAGCATTTGCGTTGACGGATATTATTGATTTAAGAATACAAGCCTTTGGATTCTTAGAGTTACTTACTAGAACACCTCTAATGATTCATGCTGGAATTGGAAGAGATCTAATAAATTTCGTAGTAAGCTGTATCGGATTCTTTGGATTGAATTTCTTCATTGTAAACTTCTTAATCAAAAAGTTTGACCTGCCAACACCAGGAAGAAAAGGGAACTACCTAGATGAAGAAGTAGAGGAAACTACCGATAAAAAAGCTAATAAAAATAACGATACATTGATTGAAACAATTATTGACCTTTTAGGAGGAGAATCTAACATAGCAGAGGTAGATGCCTGTATGACTAGGTTACGTGTATCTGTAAAGGATAACGCTTTAGTAAAAGAAGAATCAATGTGGAAAAAAGCAGGAGCTATTGGATTGATAGTAAAAGGAAATGGAATCCAGGCTATCTATGGTCCCAAAGCTGATAACATTAAAAATAAAATAATTGATGTTTTAAATTAA
- a CDS encoding transposase translates to MIKMGTLETQLFDIAIRAMEGAVNDILYYEREEFLYEQREAYIKNRGNGFNDRDFKLSDAKILKIRVPKVRKNSRDLVYSIFDKYKRNSNGFESNLIDLYSSRIFEKDIVKMLGISKISQCRKDKILSEYIQKYEDFLEKMKQRDYDLIKLDSTFKGKKKNKFKYNIYFAWGFYTENNAVKKECLYFHIAQGNENKQEWEKAIYYLVKNVNLKKTRLIISDMFNSLKTSLRDIKESTPQLKHILYQNCIWHRLYSIFDVSTLPMQLKHKLFSLFYSKFKTTKDIYLLKKMLNQVKKVKYVNKKNIDGMLNVHYEDNFNYLRVYDDLKEKGYSTKDLMQNMDIESFHADLKFYLKKTVNYTNSNILKMRIMMFLEQKQYI, encoded by the coding sequence ATGATTAAAATGGGTACTTTAGAAACACAATTGTTTGATATAGCTATTAGAGCTATGGAGGGAGCTGTAAACGATATCTTGTATTATGAGAGGGAAGAGTTCTTATATGAGCAAAGGGAGGCTTATATAAAGAATAGAGGTAATGGGTTCAATGATCGGGATTTTAAATTGAGTGATGCCAAGATATTAAAAATAAGAGTTCCTAAAGTAAGAAAAAATTCTAGGGATCTTGTTTATAGTATCTTTGATAAATACAAAAGAAATAGTAATGGATTTGAATCTAATTTGATAGATTTATATTCATCTAGGATCTTTGAAAAAGATATAGTAAAAATGTTAGGGATTTCTAAAATATCACAATGTAGGAAAGATAAAATTTTAAGTGAATATATTCAAAAATATGAGGATTTCCTCGAGAAAATGAAACAAAGAGATTATGATTTAATCAAATTAGATTCGACTTTTAAAGGTAAAAAGAAAAATAAATTTAAATATAATATATACTTTGCATGGGGATTTTATACAGAAAATAATGCAGTAAAAAAAGAGTGTTTATATTTTCATATTGCCCAGGGAAATGAGAACAAGCAAGAATGGGAAAAAGCTATATATTATCTAGTTAAAAATGTAAATTTGAAAAAGACCAGACTAATTATTAGTGATATGTTTAACTCACTAAAAACTTCATTACGTGATATTAAAGAAAGTACTCCTCAATTAAAACATATTCTCTATCAAAATTGTATTTGGCATAGATTGTATTCAATCTTTGATGTGTCTACTCTTCCAATGCAATTAAAACATAAATTATTTAGTTTATTTTATTCCAAATTTAAAACTACAAAAGATATATATCTTTTGAAAAAAATGTTAAATCAAGTAAAAAAAGTAAAATATGTAAATAAAAAAAATATAGATGGAATGTTAAATGTACATTATGAAGATAACTTTAATTATCTGAGGGTATATGATGATTTAAAAGAGAAAGGGTATAGTACTAAAGATCTTATGCAAAATATGGATATTGAAAGTTTTCATGCAGATCTAAAATTTTATTTAAAGAAAACAGTAAATTATACAAATTCAAACATCTTAAAAATGAGAATTATGATGTTTTTAGAACAAAAACAATATATTTAA
- a CDS encoding alpha-glucosidase, producing MDKKWWKEAIGYQVYPRSFKDSNGDGIGDLQGLISKLDYLKDLGIDIIWICPMYKSPNDDNGYDISDYKEILEEFGTMEDFDELLKEVKDRDMKLIIDLVINHTSDEHPWFVESASSKDNPKRDWYIWRDGKDEKEPNNWESIFSGSAWEHSKEREQYYLHLFSKKQPDLNWENKEMREEIYSMINWWLEKGIDGFRVDAISHIKKEDGLKDMPNPDGLKYVSSFDKHMNQNGIHKYLDELKEKTFEKYDIVTVGEANGVSSHNSKDIKDWVCSKDGKFNMIFQFEHLDLWNSCGNKAFDVKKYKKILSKWQNTVNDIGWNALYIENHDIPRSISTLGNDEKYRVQCAKSFAAMYFLQKGTPFIYQGQEIGMTNISYPSIDDYNDVRIMNEYKELVLDNKATEENIENLKSSSRDNARTPMQWDDGQNAGFTSGIPWIKINENHSHINVKNDLEDEDSILNFYKKMIDLRKHSKEMLYGDYKCLLESDEKIYSYTRLVDGKGYIVICNLTETTCEFKEENYLLNPENIVLNNYKVEDHKTTCELLLKPYECRVYKLK from the coding sequence ATGGATAAAAAATGGTGGAAGGAAGCTATAGGGTACCAGGTATATCCTAGAAGTTTTAAAGATTCCAACGGAGACGGAATAGGTGATTTACAGGGACTTATTTCTAAATTAGATTATTTAAAAGACTTGGGAATAGACATTATTTGGATATGTCCTATGTATAAATCACCAAATGATGATAATGGATATGACATCAGTGATTATAAAGAGATATTAGAAGAATTTGGAACAATGGAAGACTTCGACGAACTATTGAAAGAAGTTAAAGATAGAGATATGAAACTTATTATAGACTTGGTGATAAATCATACAAGTGATGAACATCCGTGGTTTGTGGAATCGGCGTCATCAAAAGATAATCCAAAAAGAGACTGGTATATCTGGCGTGATGGTAAGGATGAAAAAGAACCAAATAACTGGGAAAGTATTTTTAGTGGTTCCGCTTGGGAGCACTCAAAAGAAAGAGAGCAATACTATCTTCATCTTTTTTCTAAAAAACAGCCTGATTTAAACTGGGAAAATAAAGAGATGAGAGAAGAAATCTACAGTATGATCAACTGGTGGTTAGAAAAAGGAATAGATGGATTCAGGGTAGACGCAATAAGTCATATAAAAAAAGAAGATGGCCTTAAAGACATGCCTAATCCGGATGGGTTAAAATATGTATCTTCTTTTGATAAACATATGAATCAAAATGGAATCCATAAATATTTAGATGAACTTAAAGAAAAAACATTTGAAAAATATGACATCGTAACTGTTGGTGAAGCAAATGGCGTTAGTTCTCACAATAGTAAAGATATCAAGGATTGGGTATGCTCAAAAGATGGGAAATTTAATATGATCTTTCAATTTGAGCATTTAGATCTATGGAACAGTTGTGGAAATAAAGCCTTTGATGTAAAAAAATATAAAAAAATATTGAGTAAATGGCAAAACACGGTAAATGACATAGGATGGAATGCATTGTATATTGAAAATCATGATATTCCTAGATCCATCTCTACACTGGGAAATGATGAAAAATATAGGGTCCAGTGTGCAAAATCATTTGCTGCAATGTATTTTTTACAAAAAGGGACACCTTTTATATATCAAGGTCAGGAGATAGGAATGACAAATATTTCTTATCCTAGTATAGATGATTATAACGACGTTAGAATCATGAATGAATACAAAGAGTTAGTTTTAGATAATAAAGCAACTGAAGAAAATATAGAAAATTTAAAAAGTTCTTCTAGGGATAATGCAAGGACACCTATGCAGTGGGATGATGGTCAAAATGCCGGATTTACTAGTGGGATTCCTTGGATAAAGATAAATGAAAATCATAGTCATATAAATGTAAAAAATGATTTAGAAGACGAAGATTCGATCTTAAACTTTTATAAGAAGATGATTGATTTGAGAAAGCATTCTAAGGAAATGTTATATGGCGATTACAAGTGTTTACTTGAATCAGATGAAAAAATCTATAGTTATACAAGGTTAGTGGATGGGAAAGGTTATATTGTGATTTGTAATTTAACCGAAACTACATGTGAGTTTAAAGAAGAAAATTACCTTTTAAATCCTGAAAATATTGTATTGAATAATTATAAAGTAGAAGATCATAAGACAACATGTGAATTATTATTGAAACCTTATGAGTGTAGAGTTTATAAGTTGAAATAA